A single window of Doryrhamphus excisus isolate RoL2022-K1 chromosome 5, RoL_Dexc_1.0, whole genome shotgun sequence DNA harbors:
- the creb3l3a gene encoding cyclic AMP-responsive element-binding protein 3-like protein 3-A isoform X1, translating into MEHYPDQQGYDGMELLDWLFDQNDGILRHHEVGQQAGNEQHHWPMQEPNMLQLAEQADADFLNALLSGSDSMSGSPLWAPSPSDSGISEDPPSDQMDSPQRPESPPGDARCLGLRPQSKAALETRVAIKSNVWKAELPTEKTRAPRYPSDVNRAQPSPGLPLTVKDLLLSGTTEPPPQPFQQYIQELILNEDEKKLLAKEGVTLPSQLPLTKNEERILKKIRRKIRNKQSAQESRKKKKEYIDGLESRMAACNAHNHELQRKVSQLEKCNISLMEQLRRLQALVMNTSNKPAQTGTCLLVLLLSFSLILFPSLKPYADTKVSQGDFSPVRIQSRSLQTLQASRVLHAIDPPLSTEDESKPAHPHFPGDSGLEITSLMGNMKLKQELDTLSQNSSQEKSLGHFHLDPITGHVATVTLDPKRSAGLPPNADDM; encoded by the exons ATGGAGCACTATCCTGATCAG CAGGGTTATGATGGCATGGAGCTGCTCGACTGGCTGTTTGATCAAAACGACGGCATCCTCCGGCACCACGAAGTGGGACAGCAAGCAGGCAACGAGCAGCACCACTGGCCCATGCAGGAGCCGAAT ATGCTCCAGCTGGCTGAACAGGCGGACGCCGACTTCCTCAACGCCCTCCTGAGTGGAAGTGATTCTATGTCGGGTTCGCCTCTTTGGGCTCCCTCACCCAGCGACAGCGGGATCAGTGAGGACCCACCCTCGGACCAGATGGACAGCCCACAGCGACCCGAGAGCCCCCCCGGTGATGCCCGTTGTTTGGGTCTGAGGCCACAAAGCAAAGCAGCCTTGGAGACCCGAGTGGCCATCAAGTCCA ACGTCTGGAAGGCCGAGCTCCCCACGGAGAAGACGAGAGCGCCACGATATCCTTCGGATGTAAACAGAGCACAGCCGTCCCCTGGCTTGCCGCTGACTGTTAAGGATCTGCTGCTGTCTGGTACGACAGAGCCA CCCCCCCAGCCATTCCAGCAGTACATTCAAGAACTGATTCTCAATGAAGACGAGAAGAAGCTCTTAGCCAAGGAGGGCGTGACTTTACCCAGCCAACTGCCGCTCACAAAG AATGAAGAACGGATCCTGAAGAAAATACGCAGAAAGATTCGTAATAAGCAGTCAGCCCAGGAGAGccgcaagaagaagaaagagtaCATTGATGGACTGGAGAGCAG GATGGCCGCATGTAATGCACATAACCACGAGCTGCAGCGCAAAGTGTCCCAACTGGAGAAATGCAATAT TTCACTAATGGAACAGTTGCGCCGTCTCCAAGCTCTGGTTATGAATACATCTAATAAGCCGGCCCAGACTGGTACATGTTTGCTG GTGCTCCTGCTGTCCTTCTCCCTAATCCTCTTTCCCAGCCTCAAGCCCTATGCCGACACTAAAGTCAGCCAAGGAGACTTCAGCCCAGTCAGAA TCCAGTCACGGTCCCTACAGACCCTCCAAGCTTCCCGTGTGCTGCATGCTATCGACCCCCCGTTGTCCACCGAAGACGAGTCGAAGCCTGCACACCCGCATTTCCCGGGAGATTCTGGATTGGAAATTACCAGTCTGATGGGGAACATGAAGCTGAAGCAAGAACTGGACACTTTGTCCCAAAACAGCAGCCAAGAAAAAAGCCTGGGTCATTTCCACCTGGACCCCATCACGGGCCATGTAGCCACAGTCACCTTGGATCCCAAACGCTCTGCTGGGCTGCCGCCGAATGCTGATGACATGTAG
- the creb3l3a gene encoding cyclic AMP-responsive element-binding protein 3-like protein 3-A isoform X2, with amino-acid sequence MEHYPDQGYDGMELLDWLFDQNDGILRHHEVGQQAGNEQHHWPMQEPNMLQLAEQADADFLNALLSGSDSMSGSPLWAPSPSDSGISEDPPSDQMDSPQRPESPPGDARCLGLRPQSKAALETRVAIKSNVWKAELPTEKTRAPRYPSDVNRAQPSPGLPLTVKDLLLSGTTEPPPQPFQQYIQELILNEDEKKLLAKEGVTLPSQLPLTKNEERILKKIRRKIRNKQSAQESRKKKKEYIDGLESRMAACNAHNHELQRKVSQLEKCNISLMEQLRRLQALVMNTSNKPAQTGTCLLVLLLSFSLILFPSLKPYADTKVSQGDFSPVRIQSRSLQTLQASRVLHAIDPPLSTEDESKPAHPHFPGDSGLEITSLMGNMKLKQELDTLSQNSSQEKSLGHFHLDPITGHVATVTLDPKRSAGLPPNADDM; translated from the exons ATGGAGCACTATCCTGATCAG GGTTATGATGGCATGGAGCTGCTCGACTGGCTGTTTGATCAAAACGACGGCATCCTCCGGCACCACGAAGTGGGACAGCAAGCAGGCAACGAGCAGCACCACTGGCCCATGCAGGAGCCGAAT ATGCTCCAGCTGGCTGAACAGGCGGACGCCGACTTCCTCAACGCCCTCCTGAGTGGAAGTGATTCTATGTCGGGTTCGCCTCTTTGGGCTCCCTCACCCAGCGACAGCGGGATCAGTGAGGACCCACCCTCGGACCAGATGGACAGCCCACAGCGACCCGAGAGCCCCCCCGGTGATGCCCGTTGTTTGGGTCTGAGGCCACAAAGCAAAGCAGCCTTGGAGACCCGAGTGGCCATCAAGTCCA ACGTCTGGAAGGCCGAGCTCCCCACGGAGAAGACGAGAGCGCCACGATATCCTTCGGATGTAAACAGAGCACAGCCGTCCCCTGGCTTGCCGCTGACTGTTAAGGATCTGCTGCTGTCTGGTACGACAGAGCCA CCCCCCCAGCCATTCCAGCAGTACATTCAAGAACTGATTCTCAATGAAGACGAGAAGAAGCTCTTAGCCAAGGAGGGCGTGACTTTACCCAGCCAACTGCCGCTCACAAAG AATGAAGAACGGATCCTGAAGAAAATACGCAGAAAGATTCGTAATAAGCAGTCAGCCCAGGAGAGccgcaagaagaagaaagagtaCATTGATGGACTGGAGAGCAG GATGGCCGCATGTAATGCACATAACCACGAGCTGCAGCGCAAAGTGTCCCAACTGGAGAAATGCAATAT TTCACTAATGGAACAGTTGCGCCGTCTCCAAGCTCTGGTTATGAATACATCTAATAAGCCGGCCCAGACTGGTACATGTTTGCTG GTGCTCCTGCTGTCCTTCTCCCTAATCCTCTTTCCCAGCCTCAAGCCCTATGCCGACACTAAAGTCAGCCAAGGAGACTTCAGCCCAGTCAGAA TCCAGTCACGGTCCCTACAGACCCTCCAAGCTTCCCGTGTGCTGCATGCTATCGACCCCCCGTTGTCCACCGAAGACGAGTCGAAGCCTGCACACCCGCATTTCCCGGGAGATTCTGGATTGGAAATTACCAGTCTGATGGGGAACATGAAGCTGAAGCAAGAACTGGACACTTTGTCCCAAAACAGCAGCCAAGAAAAAAGCCTGGGTCATTTCCACCTGGACCCCATCACGGGCCATGTAGCCACAGTCACCTTGGATCCCAAACGCTCTGCTGGGCTGCCGCCGAATGCTGATGACATGTAG